The Bdellovibrio sp. NC01 genome includes the window GAATTCTTATTCACCAAACGGTGTGCAAACAGGTTTGGGTGTAAGAACGGCTGCGATTCAAAAAGACTTCACGGGTGGTGCGGCTCAGATCACAAAGAACCCACTAGATCTTGAAATCGAAGGTGCAGGTTTCTTCCAAGTTCTGACTCCAGACGGTGAGACGGCTTACACTCGTGACGGTTCGTTCAAAAAAGATCCCAACGGTAAAATCGTTGATAAAAACGGAAATGCTCTTCAACCAGAAATTACAATTCCACCGAATGTAGCGGGTATTGAAGTTTCTCCGAATGGCGAAGTGCGCACGATCGTGGGTTTGGGTGATCAACCGCAAACAGTCGGTCAAATTGACGTTGTGAATTTCGTAAATCCAGCAGGTCTTAAAGCGATGGGTAAAAACTTGTTCATGCAATCTCCTTCAAGTGGTCAGGCGATTCAATCTCGTCCTGGTTTGAACGGAACCGGTTATTTGGCGCAAGGTCAGTTGGAAGCAAGTAACGTAAATATCGTTGATGAGATGGTGAATATGATCACGGCTCAACGTGCTTACGAGACGAATTCAAAAGTGATTCAAGCATCGGATCAAATGCTTCAATCCATCAATAACTTGAAATAGGTATTATGAAGATTTTAATTGCGGCTTTAACGCTCTTTAGTATTCAAGCATTCGCAAGACCTGAGATCACCATTCCATCAACTGTGGAAGTGTCTCAGCGTCCGGCATTGCGTTTGAGCGATATTGCTATTGTTAAAGGTGGAACGGAAGAGCTGCTTTCGCAAATTCAAAACTTGGTTTTGCGCGATGATGCTCGTGAGTTGTTGTTGTCGCAACATTTCGAATCGCAGGAGATCTTAAATAAGATCCGCGAAGAAATGAAAAACAACGAGACTCTTAAAAACATCAATCCTGCTTTCAAGATTCCGCAAACAGTCAAAGTGAGTTTTGCTGCAACTCCGATTTCTAAACAGGAAGTTGAAAGAAAAATCATGAACGTGCTAACAGCGCGTTGTGCTGATTGTGAATACAGACTCACAATTCAATCGGTTCCAGTTCCAGCAACGCGTCAATGGGAGCTCGATTTTACGCAGCTTTCAGCTAAAGGTGGTTTCCTTTTGCCTGTGCAAGAGGCTGATAACCGCCAAATAAAATGGATTTCTGGAACAATTCACGTTTCGAAATTAACCCCTGTGACGACTCGAATGATCTCACAAGGAGAGCGCCTCACACCGGAAGCCCTTCGCATGTCTATGATGGACATTACTTTCGCGAAGGACGCGAGTCTTCGTATCGAAGACGTGCAAGGAATGATGGCAGCTCGCACACTTCCCGTTGGAAGCCCAGTATGGTCTTCCGATCTCAAACGTGAACCGGCAACTAAGAAGGGGCAGATCGTAAAAGCATTGATCGGAGACGACTCGTTCGAAATCTCTGTCAATGTGGAGGCTCAGGATAATGGTTTTGTCGGTGACCTAGTTAAAGTTAAAAACTTGGAAACCCAAAAAATGTTATCAGCCCTAGTTACTGAAAAAGGCGTGGTGAAGTTGCAATGAGTAAATTGATTTCTTTATTTTTCATTTTAACGGCAGTGATGTCCACAGGTTGCGCGTCTGTGAACGACTATCTTGAATCACTGAATAAGAAAAATAATCCGCCATTGGAAAAAATCGCGACGTCGCCTCGTTATTCAGACGGTGCGAACATGGCTGTGCCGACAGATCGTCAGTACAAACGCATGACTA containing:
- the flgG gene encoding flagellar basal-body rod protein FlgG, whose amino-acid sequence is MLKSLNTAATGMAAQQTNMDVIANNIANVSTSGFKKSRAEFEDLMYQTQKEPGAATGMNSYSPNGVQTGLGVRTAAIQKDFTGGAAQITKNPLDLEIEGAGFFQVLTPDGETAYTRDGSFKKDPNGKIVDKNGNALQPEITIPPNVAGIEVSPNGEVRTIVGLGDQPQTVGQIDVVNFVNPAGLKAMGKNLFMQSPSSGQAIQSRPGLNGTGYLAQGQLEASNVNIVDEMVNMITAQRAYETNSKVIQASDQMLQSINNLK
- the flgA gene encoding flagellar basal body P-ring formation chaperone FlgA, with the protein product MKILIAALTLFSIQAFARPEITIPSTVEVSQRPALRLSDIAIVKGGTEELLSQIQNLVLRDDARELLLSQHFESQEILNKIREEMKNNETLKNINPAFKIPQTVKVSFAATPISKQEVERKIMNVLTARCADCEYRLTIQSVPVPATRQWELDFTQLSAKGGFLLPVQEADNRQIKWISGTIHVSKLTPVTTRMISQGERLTPEALRMSMMDITFAKDASLRIEDVQGMMAARTLPVGSPVWSSDLKREPATKKGQIVKALIGDDSFEISVNVEAQDNGFVGDLVKVKNLETQKMLSALVTEKGVVKLQ